One Candidatus Schekmanbacteria bacterium genomic region harbors:
- a CDS encoding adenylate/guanylate cyclase domain-containing protein — MKLLKDFKLSPKKVGFITTLLIFVIAFYHGPMQRISIINRLELMTLDFRFKIRGVEKLPEDVKIVAIDNDSIKKIGRWPWDRKIIAKLVDKLSAASASVITLDIIFSEPQISEESKLISNLIEKIKKENKGNQMKALIEDLKEKLKNLDSDQILAESFENAGNVILAMSMNPFSPEIKELDSDTLENLARSSYFLEEDEANLKEEIEPIEAKEVLIPLNKFMDTAYAVGNAEAVSTDIDGVVRKEWMIEKYMDALYPCLALWATMVHLNADIDQLKIIFGESVQLKDINIPIDERGRYLISYYGPQGTVPYYSAVDVLEGKIDSDTFKDKMVFVGYAATGLGDKWVTPFGIMFGVEKQATIAQNFLDRKFLVHPALAILYDLFSILLIGTILSFTLTKLSPSKSGFLALAVFILVIIIISSIFIYYNIWINMVFPLLTTASLYVSITSYRFLTEEKEKRKIRGAFQQYLSPSVVNEVTKDPSKLKLGGEEKPLTILFSDIRGFTSISEALTPVELVHLLNEYFNEMTYVITEQNGGTLDKFIGDAIMAFWGAPVEIENHAEKACLSALGMMEGLKKLREKWDKEGKPPVDIGIGINTGNVVVGNMGSDRRFDYTVMGDGVNLASRLEGINKTYGTNIIISEFTEKEIPEYFIRREVDLVRVKGKLKPVKIYELMGTTENENGLIEKASLFIEGIKLYEKRKWKEAKEIFKAVIEKYPNDGPSKVYIERCSAYEISPPPEDWDGVFVMTTK, encoded by the coding sequence ATGAAGTTACTAAAAGATTTCAAACTATCTCCAAAAAAAGTAGGATTCATTACAACTCTACTAATATTTGTCATTGCCTTTTATCATGGTCCAATGCAGCGCATTTCTATTATCAATCGTCTTGAATTGATGACTCTTGATTTCAGGTTTAAAATAAGGGGTGTTGAAAAGCTGCCTGAAGATGTAAAAATTGTGGCAATAGACAATGATTCAATCAAAAAAATAGGCAGATGGCCTTGGGACAGAAAAATCATTGCAAAGCTTGTGGACAAGTTAAGCGCCGCCAGTGCAAGTGTAATCACTCTCGATATCATCTTCAGTGAACCGCAAATATCAGAAGAATCGAAACTCATTTCCAACCTGATAGAAAAAATAAAAAAAGAGAACAAGGGAAATCAAATGAAAGCACTTATTGAGGATTTGAAGGAGAAACTAAAAAACCTCGATAGTGACCAAATACTTGCCGAATCCTTCGAAAATGCAGGAAATGTAATCCTTGCAATGTCTATGAACCCTTTTTCTCCTGAAATAAAAGAACTCGATTCTGATACATTGGAAAATCTTGCACGCTCTTCATATTTTCTTGAAGAAGATGAAGCCAATTTAAAAGAAGAAATCGAGCCAATCGAGGCAAAGGAGGTTTTGATACCGCTCAACAAGTTTATGGATACGGCTTATGCAGTTGGAAACGCCGAAGCTGTAAGCACAGATATAGATGGAGTCGTAAGAAAGGAATGGATGATTGAAAAATATATGGATGCTCTTTATCCCTGTCTTGCCTTATGGGCAACAATGGTGCATCTAAATGCAGACATTGACCAACTAAAAATAATATTCGGTGAAAGCGTACAACTGAAAGATATAAATATACCAATCGATGAGAGAGGCAGATACCTTATATCCTATTATGGACCGCAGGGAACTGTGCCCTATTACTCAGCGGTTGATGTATTGGAAGGAAAGATAGATTCAGACACCTTTAAAGATAAGATGGTTTTTGTAGGATATGCGGCAACAGGATTAGGAGATAAATGGGTAACTCCATTTGGAATTATGTTTGGAGTTGAAAAACAAGCAACAATTGCACAAAACTTTTTGGATAGAAAATTTTTGGTTCATCCTGCTTTGGCAATCCTTTATGACCTTTTTTCAATCCTATTGATAGGCACGATTCTTTCCTTTACATTGACAAAACTTTCACCTTCCAAGAGCGGTTTTTTGGCTCTGGCAGTCTTTATCTTGGTAATCATAATCATATCTTCAATCTTCATATACTACAATATATGGATAAATATGGTTTTCCCTCTTTTAACTACAGCATCATTATATGTATCTATAACATCTTATAGATTTCTTACTGAAGAAAAGGAAAAACGGAAAATTCGTGGTGCCTTTCAGCAATATTTAAGCCCTTCTGTTGTGAATGAAGTTACTAAAGACCCTTCCAAATTGAAATTGGGAGGAGAAGAAAAACCCCTTACAATTCTTTTTTCCGATATCAGGGGGTTCACTTCTATTTCTGAAGCCCTAACCCCTGTTGAGCTGGTCCATCTCTTGAACGAATACTTCAATGAAATGACATATGTCATTACAGAGCAAAACGGAGGGACATTGGACAAATTTATAGGTGACGCAATAATGGCATTTTGGGGGGCGCCTGTAGAAATAGAGAATCATGCAGAAAAAGCCTGCCTTTCAGCACTTGGAATGATGGAAGGTTTAAAAAAATTAAGGGAAAAATGGGACAAAGAAGGGAAACCTCCTGTTGATATTGGAATAGGAATTAATACAGGAAATGTCGTTGTTGGTAATATGGGTTCTGACAGAAGATTTGATTATACCGTAATGGGTGATGGAGTAAATCTTGCTTCACGGCTCGAAGGTATAAATAAAACCTATGGCACGAATATAATAATAAGTGAATTTACAGAAAAGGAAATTCCGGAATATTTCATCAGAAGAGAGGTTGACCTTGTGCGCGTCAAAGGGAAGCTGAAACCGGTAAAAATTTACGAATTGATGGGAACAACGGAAAATGAAAACGGATTGATAGAAAAAGCATCTCTTTTTATAGAAGGAATAAAACTTTATGAAAAAAGAAAATGGAAAGAAGCAAAAGAAATTTTCAAAGCAGTGATTGAAAAATATCCCAACGACGGGCCATCAAAGGTCTATATTGAAAGATGCAGCGCCTATGAGATTTCACCACCTCCAGAAGATTGGGACGGTGTATTTGTTATGACTACAAAATAA